One stretch of Chaetodon auriga isolate fChaAug3 chromosome 18, fChaAug3.hap1, whole genome shotgun sequence DNA includes these proteins:
- the otofa gene encoding otoferlin isoform X6, which yields MMSLMVHLKTVAHLRGRGDRIAKVTFRGLPFYSRVAENCEEVAHFNEMFRWPIASRLDGNEMLEIQVYNYSKVFSNRLVGTFCMVLQKVAEEGHLELTDTLIDDNNTSIKTSVTIEIRYQSMDGTVGVWSDGEFLDVPDDRDGMFAFETDSLLSGQSHGSGTSPGRSLQGSIPTFRKAGKGVFSAMKLGKIKISKDDHKKGDEPAVLDMEDLDRKAMRLAGSLDPDTISLASVTAVTTNVSNKRSKPDIKMEPSSGRPVDYQISITVIEARQLIGLNMDPVVCVEIGDDKKYTSMKESTNCPYYNEYFVFDFHVPPDVMFDKIIKLSVIHSKNLLRSGTLVGTFKMDVGTVYSQPEHQFYHKWAILSDPDDITTGCKGYIKCDIAVVGKGDNIKTPHKANETDEDDIEGNLLLPEGIPAERQWARFYVKIYRAEGLPKMNTSIMANVKKAFIGENRDLVDPYVQVQFAGQKGKTSVQKSSYEPIWNEQVVFTELFPPLCKRVKVQIRDSDKVNDVAIGTHFIDLRKISNDGDKGFLPTLGPAWANMYGSTRQYTLMDEHQDLNDGLGEGVSFRARLLLSIAVEILDTTSPDIVSSTEVQVEAVSNISESATGKIDEFFLFGSFLEATMIDRKIGDKTISFEITIGNYGNQIDGVSKPSSAKKKKKDGESEEEESELIQNSSEDEADEEADLVSISSTPPMKPVITDRNYFHLPYFEKKPCVYIKSWWQDQRRRLYNSNMMDKIADKLEEGLNDVQEVIKTEKAFPERRLRGVLEELSVGCSRFVTLANKDVNQAGRTKLDRERLKSCMREMDSMGQQAKQIRTQVKKNTVRDKLKLVQNFLQKLRFLADEPQHSIPDVFIWMMSNNKRIAYARIPSKDILYSIVDEETGKDCGKVKAVFLKLPGKKGFGPAGWTVQAKLELYLWLGLNKQRKDFLNGLPNGFEEIKAAKMGPGLHAVPPVSLVYNMKQVFQLRAHMYQARSLFAADSSGLSDPFARVFFSTHSQVTEVLTETLCPTWDQLLVFDDVELFGEASELRDDPPIIVVEIYDQDTVGKAEFIGRTFAKPTIKMCDEHYGPPRFPPQLEYYQVYRGNCTAGELLAAFELLQIGQGGRADLPPLEGPTDSERGPILPVPLGIRPVLSRYRIEVLFWGLRDLKRINLAQVDRPRVDIECAGRGVQSVVIQNYKKNPNFSTLVKWFEVDLPENELLHPPLNIRVVDCRAFGRYILVGSHAVTSLRRFIYSTPDKTSNNWATAAKLMNGYMVLANGGSQPRSSPSISSRTLSRPAGDIIVNMDTEPLVRKMDTVVKLDATSDAVVKVDMTEEESDKEKKKKKKKKKGGVEEEDETDERVLDWWSKYFASIETLKETLRAQEAAQAEAEEREDLEIAAEAADIKPDDLLLKGSKTKEKSKDKKSSKEKKKGQAADGSEKRPLKAKVDELLVYNKELESEYGNFEDWLHTFNLYRGKAGDDDEHALDDDRIVGRFKGSLCMYKLPLSEEITREAGFDPNMGMFQSIPHNDPINVLVRVYVVRATDLHPADINGKADPYVVIKLGKSDVRDKENYISKQLNPVFGKSFDIEATFPMESMLTVSVYDWDLVGTDDLIGETKIDLENRFYSKYRATCGISTTYSLHGYNVWRDPMKPSQILGKLCKDGKIDGPHYGPGGKVKVANRIFTGPTEIEDENGLKKQTEEHLALTVLNHWEEIPRVGCKLVPEHVETRPLLNPDKPGIEQGRIEMWVDMFPMDMPAPGPAIDISPRKPKRYELRVIIWNTDEVILEDDDYFTGEKSSDIFVRGFELRVVIWNTDDVILEDDAFMTGEKMSDIYVRGWLKGQQEDKQDTDVHYHSLTGEGNFNWRFVFPFDYLMAEEKIVISKKESMFSWDETEYKIPPRLTLQVWDADHFSADDFLGAIELDLNRFPRGAKTAKQCSIDMIRNEQELPTISIFKQKRVKGWWPFVARDENDEMELTGKVEAELHLVTAEEAEKSPVGLGRNEPDPLEKPNRPDTSLMWFLSPLKSIRYFIWHNYRWLILKVLGLVLLLLMLGLFLYSIPGYLVKKILGA from the exons AGCAGGGAAGGGAGTTTTCTCAGCCATGAAGCTCGGCAAGATCAAGATCTCTAAAGATGATCACAAGAAAGGAG ATGAGCCGGCGGTCCTGGACATGGAGGACCTGGACAGGAAAGCGATGCGTCTTGCTGGATCGCTGGACCCCGACACCATCTCTCTGGCGTCTGTCACCGCCGTCACAACCAACGTCTCCAATAAGAG GTCAAAGCCAGATATCAAGATGGAGCCAAGCTCTGGACGACCGGTGGAttatcag ATCAGCATCACAGTGATCGAGGCCCGGCAGCTGATCGGCCTCAACATGGaccctgtggtgtgtgtggagatCGGGGATGACAAGAAGTACACGTCTATGAAAGAATCCACCAACTGCCCGTACTACAATGAG TATTTCGTCTTTGACTTCCACGTCCCTCCTGATGTCATGTTTGACAAGATCATCAAGCTGTCA GTTATTCACTCGAAAAATCTCCTCCGGAGCGGGACCTTGGTGGGAACGTTCAAGATGGATGTTGGGACCGTTTACTCGCAGCCTG AACATCAGTTTTACCACAAGTGGGCCATCCTGTCTGATCCTGATGACATAACAACGGGGTGTAAAGGATACATTAAGTGTGACATCGCTGTGGTCGGGAAGGGCGACAACATCAAGACCCCGCACAAGGCTAACGAGACCGATGAAGACGACATCGAGGG gaACCTCCTGCTCCCAGAGGGCATCCCAGCAGAGAGGCAGTGGGCAAGGTTTTACGTGAAGATCTACCGCGCCGAGGGGCTTCCGAAAATGAACACCAGCATCATGGCTAACGTGAAGAAGGCCTTCATAGGAGAGAACAGAGACCTGGTGGACCCCTACGTTCAAGTGCAGTTTGCTGGGCAGAAA GGGAAGACTTCAGTCCAGAAGAGCAGTTACGAGCCAATCTGGAACGAGCAGGTCGTCTTCACTGAGCTCTTCCCTCCACTCTGCAAACGCGTCAAGGTCCAGATACGAGACTCGGACAAGGTCAACGACGTGGCCATAGGAACCCACTTCATTGATCTACGCAAGATATCAAATGACGGTGACAAAG GGTTTCTGCCCACCCTGGGTCCAGCTTGGGCCAACATGTACGGGTCCACCCGTCAGTACACTCTGATGGACGAGCACCAGGACCTGAATGACGGTCTTGGGGAAGGCGTTTCCTTCAGAGCCcgtctccttctctccatcGCTGTGGAGATCCTGGACACCACTTCCCCTGACATCGTGAGCTCCActgaggtgcaggtggaggctgtGTCCAACATCTCAGAG AGCGCCACTGGGAAAATAGATGAGTTCTTCCTCTTTGGTTCCTTCCTGGAGGCCACCATGATCGACAGGAAGATTGGTGACAAAACGATAAGTTTTGAAATCACGATCG GTAACTACGGCAACCAGATAGATGGTGTAAGCAAGCCCTCatcagcaaagaagaagaagaaagatggagagagtgaagaagaggagagcgaGCTCATCCAGAACTCCAGTGAGGATGAGGCGGACGAGGAAGCAGACCTGGTCTCtatctcctccactcctccaatGAAGCCTGTCATCACTGACAG GAACTACTTCCACCTTCCCTACTTTGAAAAGAAGCCATGTGTCTACATCAAAAGCTGGTGGCAGGACCAGAGAAGACGACTCTACAACTCCAACATGATGGACAAGATTGCTGACAAGCTG GAAGAAGGTTTGAATGATGTTCAGGAGGTCATTAAGACGGAGAAGGCTTTTCCAGAGCGCAGACTCAGGGGAGTGCTGGAGGAGCTCAGCGTCGGCTGCAG TCGGTTTGTGACTCTGGCTAACAAGGATGTGAACCAGGCAGGCCGAACCAAACTGGATCGAGAGCGGCTCAAGTCCTGCATGAGAGAGATG GACAGCATGGGCCAACAGGCCAAGCAGATCCGGACTCAGGTGAAGAAGAACACAGTCAGAGACAAACTCAAGCTGGTGCAGAACTTCCTGCAGAAGCTCCGGTTCCTCGCTGACGAG CCTCAGCACAGCATCCCAGATGTTTTCATCTGGATGATGAGCAACAACAAGCGCATCGCCTATGCCCGGATTCCCTCCAAAGACATCCTGTACTCCATAGTGgatgaggaaacaggaaaagactGCGGCAAAGTCAAAGCTGTCTTCCTCAAG CTGCCTGGTAAGAAGGGCTTTGGTCCTGCAGGCTGGACGGTTCAGGCTAAGCTGGAGCTGTATCTGTGGCTCGGCCTCAACAAGCAAAGGAAGGACTTCCTCAATGGTCTGCCCAATGGTTTTGAAGAGATCAAAGCTGCTAAAATGGGCCCCGGTCTTCACGCTGTCCCCCCCGTCAGCCTCGTCTACAACA TGAAGCAGGTGTTCCAGCTGAGAGCACACATGTACCAGGCCCGcagtctgtttgctgctgacagCAGTGGCCTTTCAGATCCTTTCGCTCGGGTCTTCTTCTCCACACACAGCCAGGTTACTGAG gtccTGACAGAGACTCTGTGTCCTACGTGGGACCAGCTGCTGGTGTTCGATGACGTGGAGCTGTTTGGGGAGGCCAGCGAGCTGAGAGACGATCCACCAATCATTGTAGTTGAAATCTACGACCAGGACACTGTG GGCAAGGCAGAGTTCATAGGTCGGACGTTTGCGAAGCCCACCATAAAGATGTGTGACGAGCACTACGGCCCCCCGAGGTTCCCCCCACAGCTGGAGTACTACCAGGTTTACAGAGGGAACTGCACTGCTGGGGAACTGCTGGCTGcctttgagctgctgcag ATTGGTCAAGGAGGGAGGGCTGATCTTCCTCCCCTTGAAGGGCCGACAGACTCGGAGCGTGGCCCCATTCTGCCTGTGCCGCTGGGCATCCGACCCGTCCTGAGTCGCTACCGCATAGAG GTTTTGTTCTGGGGCTTAAGGGACCTGAAGAGGATTAACCTGGCTCAAGTGGATCGGCCCCGTGTGGACATAGAGTGTGCAGGTAGAGGTGTGCAGTCAGTTGTGATCCAGAACTACAAGAAAAACCCCAACTTCAGCACCCTGGTTAAATGGTTTGAGGTG GACCTTCCAGAGAATGAGcttctccaccctcctctcaaCATCCGGGTGGTGGACTGTCGGGCGTTCGGCCGTTACATCCTGGTGGGGTCCCACGCTGTCACCAGCCTGAGACGTTTCATCTACAGCACCCCAGACAAGACCTCCAACAACTGGGCCACAGCAG CTAAACTAATGAATGGCTACATGGTCCTCGCTAATGGCGGCTCCCAGCCTCGCTCCTCACCCAGCATTTCCTCCCGCACCCTCTCTCGCCCCGCAGGTGACATCATCGTCAACATGGACACAGAGCCTTTGGTCCGAAAGATGGACACGGTCGTCAAGTTAGACGCT ACGTCTGACGCTGTTGTAAAAGTTGACATG actgaggaggagagtgacaaagagaaaaagaagaagaagaagaagaagaagggaggagtggaggaggaggatgagacgGATGAGAGAGTGCTGGACTGGTGGTCTAAATATTTCGCTTCAATAGAGACACTGAAAGAG ACCCTGCGAGCCCAGGAGGCGGCTCAGGCTGAggcggaggagagagaggacctGGAGAtagctgcagaggcagcag ATATCAAACCCGATGACCTTCTTCTGAAAGGCTCCAAGACGAAGGAAAAGAGCAAAGACAAGAAGAGCTccaaggagaagaagaagggtCAGGCTGCAGACGGCTCTGAGAAACGGCCGCTTAAAGCAAAAGTGGACGAGCTGTTG GTGTACAACAAGGAGCTGGAGAGTGAGTATGGCAACTTTGAAGACTGGCTCCACACTTTCAACTTGTACAGAGGAAAGGCCGGGGACGATGACGAGCACGCGCTGGACGACGACAGGATTGTTGGCAGATTTAAG GGATCCTTATGCATGTACAAGCTACCTCTGTCTGAGGAGATCACGAGAGAGGCAGGGTTCGATCCAAATATGGGCATGTTCCAGAGCATTCCGCATAACGATCCAATCAACGTCCTTGTCCGTGTCTATGTGGTCAGA GCTACAGACCTCCATCCTGCTGATATCAACGGGAAGGCCGATCCGTACGTCGTCATCAAGCTGGGCAAGTCAGACGTCAGGGACAAAGAGAACTACATCTCCAAACAGCTCAATCCTGTATTTGGAAA ATCATTCGACATCGAGGCCACGTTCCCCATGGAGTCCATGCTGACGGTGTCCGTGTACGACTGGGACCTGGTCGGCACTGATGACCTGATTGGAGAGACAAAGATCGACTTGGAGAACcgtttctacagcaaatacaGAGCCACCTGTGGCATTTCAACCACCTACTCTCT GCATGGGTACAATGTTTGGCGGGACCCCATGAAGCCCAGTCAGATCCTGGGGAAGCTCTGCAAGGACGGCAAGATCGATGGGCCTCATTATGGGCCGGGGGGCAAAGTCAAGGTGGCCAACCGAATCTTTACGGGACCCACAGAGATTGAGGATGAAAATG GCCTGAAGAAGCAGACCGAGGAGCATTTGGCTCTGACGGTGCTGAACCACTGGGAGGAGATCCCGAGGGTGGGCTGCAAGCTGGTCCCTGAACACGTGGAGACCAGACCCCTGCTGAACCCCGACAAACCCGGCATCGAACAG GGCCGTATTGAGATGTGGGTGGACATGTTCCCGATGGACATGCCCGCTCCTGGACCTGCGATTGACATATCACCACGAAAACCAAAGAG ATATGAGCTCAGGGTGATTATTTGGAATACAGACGAAGTAATACTGGAGGACGATGATTACTTCACTGGGGAAAAGTCCAGTGACATATTTGTCAGGGG CTTTGAGCTTCGTGTTGTTATTTGGAACACTGATGACGTAATTCTAGAGGACGATGCTTTCATGACAGGAGAGAAGATGTCTGACATCTATGTCAGGGG ATGGCTGAAAGGGCAGCAGGAGGACAAGCAGGACACAGATGTGCACTATCACTCCCTGACTGGCGAGGGCAACTTTAACTGGCGCTTTGTCTTCCCCTTCGATTACCTCATGGCTGAGGAGAAGATCGTCATCTCCAAGAAGGAGTCCATGTTCTCCTGGGATGAGACCGAATATAAGATCCCTCCTCGCCTCACGCTGCAGGTCTGGGACGCCGATCACTTCTCCGCCGATGACTTCCTGG GTGCGATTGAGTTGGACCTGAACCGCTTCCCTCGTGGCGCCAAGACGGCCAAGCAGTGCTCCATTGACATGATCCGGAATGAGCAGGAGCTGCCCACCATTTCCATATTCAAACAAAAGAGGGTCAAGGGCTGGTGGCCGTTCGTAGCCCGAGATGAGAACGATGAGATGGAGCTCACG GGTAAAGTAGAGGCTGAGCTTCATCtggtgacagcagaggaggcgGAGAAAAGTCCTGTAGGTCTTGGACGGAACGAGCCCGATCCACTGGAGAAACCAAA TCGCCCGGACACCAGTCTTATGTGGTTTCTGAGCCCTCTGAAGTCCATTCGTTACTTCATCTGGCACAACTACCGCTGGCTGATCCTCAAGGTCCTGGGcctggttctgctgctgctcatgctgGGCCTCTTCCTCTACTCAATCCCTGGCTACCTGGTCAAGAAGATACTGGGGGCCTGA